A genomic stretch from Acinonyx jubatus isolate Ajub_Pintada_27869175 chromosome E2, VMU_Ajub_asm_v1.0, whole genome shotgun sequence includes:
- the KLK13 gene encoding kallikrein-13 isoform X1 — MNHQFLVTQSKILTLSPSPRPPSPPEPQFPNIFSSSPGISQEYPKILNGTNGTSGFLPGGYTCRPHSQPWQAALLVQKRLLCGGVLVDPKWVLTAAHCLKEGYRVYLGKHALGRVEAGEQVREVVRSIPHPQYQISPTHLKHDHDIMLLELHSPVQLTNHIRVVPLSQDCLPAGTCCRVSGWGTTTSPQVSYPPTLQCANIQLRSDEECHQVYPGKITPNMLCAGTEEGGKDSCEGDSGGPLICNGTLHGIISWGDFPCGQPNRPGVYTRVSQYVVWIRETIQKHRTQEWKWTKGKGPQ; from the exons ATGAATCATCAATTCCTGGTCACCCAGAGCAAAATTCTGACCCTCTCCCCAAGCCCAAGGCCTCCTTCTCCCCCTGAACCCCAATTCcctaacattttctcttcttcaccaGGTATCTCTCAGGAGTATCCCAAGATTCTCAACGGCACTAATGGGACCAGCGGGTTTCTCCCGGGGGGCTACACCTGCCGCCCCCACTCTCAGCCCTGGCAGGCAGCCCTACTGGTGCAAAAGCGGCTGCTCTGTGGGGGAGTCCTTGTCGACCCCAAATGGGTCCTCACTGCAGCACACTGTCTGAAGGA AGGGTACAGAGTTTACCTGGGCAAGCATGCCCTGGGGCGTGTGGAGGCCGGAGAGCAGGTGAGGGAGGTAGTCCGCTCTATCCCCCACCCTCAATACCAGATCAGCCCCACCCACCTGAAGCATGACCACGACATCATGCTTTTGGAGCTGCATTCACCGGTCCAGCTCACGAACCACATCCGTGTTGTGCCCCTCTCCCAAGACTGCCTCCCTGCTGGCACCTGCTGTCGGGTGTCTGGCTGGGGCACCACCACCAGCCCCCAGG tgAGTTACCCCCCAACCTTACAATGTGCCAACATCCAGCTTCGCTCAGATGAGGAGTGTCATCAGGTCTACCCGGGGAAGATCACACCCAACATGCTGTGTGCCGGCACAGAAGAGGGTGGCAAGGACTCCTGTGAG GGCGACTCCGGGGGCCCCCTGATCTGTAATGGAACACTCCATGGCATCATCTCCTGGGGAGACTTCCCATGCGGGCAGCCCAACCGGCCTGGTGTCTATACTCGAGTCTCTCAATATGTTGTGTGGATCCGAGAAACGATTCAAAAACACAGAACCCAAGAGTGGAAATGGACGAAGGGGAAGGGCCCACAGTAA
- the KLK13 gene encoding kallikrein-13 isoform X2 — protein sequence MWPLAAVIAFLTVALSGGISQEYPKILNGTNGTSGFLPGGYTCRPHSQPWQAALLVQKRLLCGGVLVDPKWVLTAAHCLKEGYRVYLGKHALGRVEAGEQVREVVRSIPHPQYQISPTHLKHDHDIMLLELHSPVQLTNHIRVVPLSQDCLPAGTCCRVSGWGTTTSPQVSYPPTLQCANIQLRSDEECHQVYPGKITPNMLCAGTEEGGKDSCEGDSGGPLICNGTLHGIISWGDFPCGQPNRPGVYTRVSQYVVWIRETIQKHRTQEWKWTKGKGPQ from the exons ATGTGGCCCCTGGCCGCTGTGATCGCCTTCCTGACGGTGGCCTTGTCAGGCG GTATCTCTCAGGAGTATCCCAAGATTCTCAACGGCACTAATGGGACCAGCGGGTTTCTCCCGGGGGGCTACACCTGCCGCCCCCACTCTCAGCCCTGGCAGGCAGCCCTACTGGTGCAAAAGCGGCTGCTCTGTGGGGGAGTCCTTGTCGACCCCAAATGGGTCCTCACTGCAGCACACTGTCTGAAGGA AGGGTACAGAGTTTACCTGGGCAAGCATGCCCTGGGGCGTGTGGAGGCCGGAGAGCAGGTGAGGGAGGTAGTCCGCTCTATCCCCCACCCTCAATACCAGATCAGCCCCACCCACCTGAAGCATGACCACGACATCATGCTTTTGGAGCTGCATTCACCGGTCCAGCTCACGAACCACATCCGTGTTGTGCCCCTCTCCCAAGACTGCCTCCCTGCTGGCACCTGCTGTCGGGTGTCTGGCTGGGGCACCACCACCAGCCCCCAGG tgAGTTACCCCCCAACCTTACAATGTGCCAACATCCAGCTTCGCTCAGATGAGGAGTGTCATCAGGTCTACCCGGGGAAGATCACACCCAACATGCTGTGTGCCGGCACAGAAGAGGGTGGCAAGGACTCCTGTGAG GGCGACTCCGGGGGCCCCCTGATCTGTAATGGAACACTCCATGGCATCATCTCCTGGGGAGACTTCCCATGCGGGCAGCCCAACCGGCCTGGTGTCTATACTCGAGTCTCTCAATATGTTGTGTGGATCCGAGAAACGATTCAAAAACACAGAACCCAAGAGTGGAAATGGACGAAGGGGAAGGGCCCACAGTAA